The Zingiber officinale cultivar Zhangliang chromosome 9A, Zo_v1.1, whole genome shotgun sequence genome window below encodes:
- the LOC122019751 gene encoding putative potassium transporter 8 encodes MDPETGGFPKSLKGNSWKATLVLAYQSLGVVYGDLSISPLYVFRSTFAEDIKHSETNEEIFGVLSFVFWTLTLVPLFKYVFIVLRADDNGEGGTFALYSLICRHANVSLLPNKQVADEELSTYKYECPQDTENRSRIKVWLEKNKRLHVALLIVVMLGTCMVIGDGILTPAISVFSAVSGLELSMSKEHHEYAVVPITCFIFVCLFALQHFGTHRVGILFAPIVMTWLLCLSGLGIYNVLHWNPLVYQALSPYYMFKFLKKTKKGGWMSLGGILLCMTGSEAMFADLGHFSYTAIQIAFTFLVYPSLILAYMGQAAFLSMNHSPSTSHHPIGFYASVPECIRWPVLVIAILASVVGSQAIISGTFSIINQSQSLGCFPRVKVIHTSEKIHGQIYIPEINWMLMILCIVVAVGFRDIKHMGNASGLAVITVMLVTTCLTSLVMILCWQKPPLVALAFLLFFGSIEILYFSASLIKFLEGAWLPILLALFLMTVMFVWHYATIKKYEYDLHNKVSLDWFLALGDKLGVVRVPGIGLVFTDIISGVPANFSRFVTNLPAFHHILVFVCVKSVPVPFVPSSERFLVGRVGPPSHRSYRCIVRYGYRDVHQDVDSFESQLIASLSDFILLKARSSAETSIKSENSFENQLTVIGSNMCMHYPGHSTLRLSNASEHSGTRNTIELARPSAGKKVRFLLEEKSNSALAEAEMEELEELLTARESGCAFILGHSHVQAKSGSSVVKKLAINVAYSFLHKNCRGPDVSLRVPPASLLEVGMVYVL; translated from the exons ATGGATCCAGAGACTGGAGGGTTTCCAAAATCTCTGAAG GGTAATTCTTGGAAAGCCACCTTGGTTTTAGCATACCAGAGCTTGGGCGTTGTTTATGGAGACTTGAGTATATCTCCCCTATATGTCTTCAGAAGTACATTTGCAGAGGATATCAAACACTCAGAAACAAACGAAGAAATTTTTGGTGTCCTCTCCTTTGTATTCTGGACTCTTACACTTGTTCCCCTTTTTAAGTATGTCTTCATTGTTCTTAGAGCCGATGACAATGGCGAGG GGGGTACTTTTGCTTTGTACTCTTTGATTTGTCGACATGCCAATGTCAGCCTTTTGCCTAATAAACAGGTTGCAGATGAAGAACTCTCTACGTACAAATATGAGTGCCCTCAAGATACAGAAAACAGGTCAAGAATCAAAGTTTGGCTCGAGAAGAACAAAAGACTTCATGTTGCCCTGCTGATTGTTGTAATGCTCGGTACATGTATGGTTATTGGAGATGGAATCCTAACACCTGCTATATCGG TTTTCTCTGCAGTTTCAGGGCTTGAGTTGTCCATGTCCAAGGAGCACCATGAAT ATGCTGTGGTTCCTATAACATGCTTCATATTTGTATGTTTGTTTGCACTTCAACACTTTGGAACTCATCGGGTTGGAATCCTCTTCGCACCAATTGTTATGACCTGGCTATTATGTTTAAGTGGACTTGGAATATACAATGTTCTTCACTGGAACCCACTTGTATATCAAGCACTTTCCCCATATTACATGTTTAAGTTCTTGAAGAAGACCAAAAAAGGTGGCTGGATGTCTTTGGGAGGCATTCTACTTTGCATGACAG GATCAGAGGCAATGTTTGCAGATCTTGGCCACTTCTCATACACTGCAATTCAG attgcTTTTACTTTCCTAGTATATCCCTCACTGATATTGGCATACATGGGCCAAGCCGCTTTCTTGTCAATGAACCATAGCCCTTCCACCAGTCACCACCCAATTGGATTTTATGCATCAGTTCCAG AATGCATAAGATGGCCTGTACTGGTGATAGCAATACTAGCTTCAGTAGTGGGGAGCCAAGCAATTATTAGTGGAACATTTTCAATTATTAATCAAAGTCAATCCCTTGGATGCTTTCCAAGAGTCAAAGTAATTCACACATCTGAAAAAATTCACGGACAAATCTACATACCAGAGATCAATTGGATGCTTATGATCCTCTGTATTGTTGTTGCTGTTGGATTTAGAGACATAAAGCACATGGGAAATGCTTCTG GACTGGCGGTCATCACCGTGATGCTGGTGACCACATGCCTCACTTCCCTAGTTATGATTCTTTGCTGGCAGAAGCCTCCATTGGTAGCTCTCGCATTTCTACTCTTCTTTGGCTCCATTGAGATTCTCTATTTCTCTGCCTCACTGATCAAGTTTCTCGAGGGCGCCTGGCTTCCCATTCTACTCGCTCTATTTCTCATGACAGTCATGTTTGTTTGGCACTATGCCACAATCAAGAAATACGAGTACGACCTACATAACAAGGTCTCCTTGGACTGGTTCCTTGCACTCGGTGACAAACTTGGCGTCGTGCGTGTTCCCGGCATTGGCCTTGTTTTCACCGATATCATATCTGGAGTGCCGGCTAACTTCTCACGCTTTGTCACCAATCTCCCTGCATTCCATCACATCCTGGTCTTTGTTTGTGTCAAATCTGTTCCTGTTCCATTTGTGCCTTCTTCTGAGAGATTCCTTGTCGGGCGTGTTGGACCGCCCAGTCATCGATCTTACAGATGTATTGTTAGATACGGCTACCGTGATGTTCACCAGGATGTCGACTCTTTTGAATCTCAGCTCATTGCAAGTTTATCCGACTTCATACTACTCAAAGCACGATCCAGTGCAGAAACATCGATCAAGTCAGAAAACAGTTTCGAGAATCAACTTACTGTCATTGGAAGCAATATGTGCATGCACTATCCTGGTCACAGCACCCTACGGTTGAGCAATGCATCTGAGCACTCCGGCACGAGGAACACAATAGAGTTGGCTCGTCCGAGTGCGGGAAAGAAGGTCAGGTTTCTCCTGGAGGAAAAGAGTAACTCAGCTTTGGCCGAGGCCGAGATGGAGGAGCTGGAGGAGCTACTGACCGCCCGCGAATCCGGGTGTGCATTTATACTGGGGCATTCTCACGTTCAAGCAAAGTCAGGGTCATCCGTCGTGAAGAAGTTGGCCATCAATGTTGCTTACAGCTTCTTGCATAAGAATTGCCGTGGACCGGATGTCTCTCTGCGTGTGCCTCCTGCATCTCTTCTCGAGGTTGGGATGGTTTATGTTCTGTGA
- the LOC122020489 gene encoding B3 domain-containing protein Os07g0679700-like isoform X3 → MTNGIIQNFVSQNHQRVLALSARTFKEDTDSAVTTHACEMSANTADFKIDGGTFSKGKCTSKPDLEHSDCGIRSFAQIKSEQHSPDVVISSLSNRYQGPSASSQISLRDEKALMTDNSLCESLSQGCISMSLGNTNQIGDREVLNITERSFLSLPMACSISEGKDERKASATFQQMQRPHSFVVKCPRTSNQTFSDLSKNSLPYMRVARPPAEGRNQLLPRYWPRITDQELQQISGDSNSTIVPLFEKVLSASDAGRIGRLVLPKACAEAYFPPISQPEGVPLTIQDTKGKEWHFQFRFWPNNNSRMYVLEGVTPCIQSLQLQAGDTVTFSRIDPEGKLVMGYRKATNTVPLQDCQISAIANGTFGNETLFSGIDENMTIANGYSGLLQSMKGAIDPYLASQPEHLNQSDLDVSWHKGGRSIEGLLWQPLQSSSRNIGSKSKRLLMDTEDALELKMSWEEAQELLRPPPSAKPSIVTIEDHEIEEYEEPPIFGKKTIFTARSSGEQDQWVQCDDCFKWRHIPVDVLLHTRWSCVDNVWDPKRSSCSAPDELSQKEMQLLLRQYEDFRQQSACASWKRASSELVASSLDAFAAVAAVGDVGNQSMTTYSTTTKHPRHRPGCTCIVCIQPPSGKGPKHDPSCTCNVCMTVKRRFKTLMMRKKKRQSEREEAEAHKKVAWNKEEAEGTSSSSKGSQHPDLHQENEFGHVGSRAVIENPESSKEGIDLNCDPGRNGDSQTTNLRLSMMSLLQNAQRPLEMYLKQNGLASLVNEQGSQESPSSLIPETVSETEGKATDESHFTSTSKEQGAAVDEDAKAEADTSDTS, encoded by the exons TGTGAAATGTCAGCTAATACTGCTGATTTCAAAATTGACGGTGGAACTTTTTCAAAGGGGAAATGCACGAGTAAACCGGATCTAGAACATAGTGATTGTGGAATCAGATCATTTGCACAAATCAAATCAGAGCAACATTCACCTGATGTAGTGATTTCAAGTTTGTCAAACAGATACCAAGGTCCATCGGCCTCCTCCCAAATCTCTCTGAGGGATGAGAAAGCTTTAATGACAGATAATTCTTTATGTGAATCATTATCCCAAGGATGTATTAGCATGAGCTTGGGAAATACAAACCAAATTGGCGATAGAGAAGTTTTAAATATTACAGAAAGGTCATTTCTTTCCCTTCCCATGGCATGTTCGATATCTGAAGGAAAGGATGAAAGAAAAGCATCTGCTACCTTTCAGCAAATGCAAAGGCCTCATTCCTTTGTTGTGAAGTGTCCTAGAACGAGTAATCAAACATTCTCAGATTTATCTAAGAACTCACTTCCATACATGCGAGTTGCAAGGCCACCTGCTGAGGGCCGTAACCAATTACTTCCACGTTATTGGCCAAGAATCACAGACCAAGAGCTACAACAAATATCGGGAGA TTCAAATTCTACAATTGTGCCACTATTTGAGAAGGTTTTGAGTGCTAGTGATGCAGGTCGTATTGGGCGCTTAGTTCTTCCAAAAGCTTGTGCAGAG GCATATTTTCCTCCAATTTCTCAACCGGAAGGTGTTCCATTAACAATACAAGATACAAAGGGGAAAGAATGGCATTTTCAATTCAGATTTTGGCCAAATAACAATAGCAGAATGTATGTTTTAGAGGGTGTTACTCCTTGCATTCAATCTCTTCAGCTGCAAGCTGGTGATACAG TGACTTTCAGCCGAATAGATCCTGAAGGAAAACTTGTCATGGGTTATCGAAAGGCAACAAACACCGTTCCGCTACAG GACTGTCAGATTTCTGCAATTGCTAATGGTACCTTTGGCAATGAAACATTGTTCTCTGGCATCGATGAGAACATGACCATAGCAAATGGCTATTCTGGACTTCTTCAGTCAATGAAGGGAGCTATAGATCCATATTTGGCATCTCAACCAGAACATCTGAATCAATCTGATTTAGACGTTAGTTGGCACAAAGGAGGAAGGTCAATTGAAGGATTGCTCTGGCAGCCCTTGCAAAGTAGTAGCCGAAACATTGGCTCCAAATCTAAGAGGTTGCTCATGGATACTGAAGATGCACTGGAGCTCAAGATGAGTTGGGAAGAGGCTCAAGAATTGCTTCGTCCACCTCCAAGTGCTAAACCTAGCATCGTCACAATTGAGGACCATGAAATTGAAGAATATGAA GAACCCCCAATTTTTGGCAAGAAAACCATTTTTACAGCTCGATCTTCAGG AGAGCAAGATCAATGGGTTCAATGCGATGATTGCTTCAAATGGCGTCATATACCTGTAGATGTTCTTCTTCACACACGATGGAGTTGTGTTGACAATGTGTGGGACCCTAAAAG GTCTTCATGCTCTGCACCTGATGAATTGAGCCAGAAAGAAATGCAACTTCTTCTCAGGCAGTATGAAG ACTTTCGACAGCAGAGTGCCTGTGCAAGTTGGAAGCGTGCTTCATCAGAGCTAGTAGCATCTAGCCTTGATGCCTTTGCCGCTGTCGCAGCAGTTGGGGATGTAGGAAACCAAAGTATGACCACATATTCTACTACCACTAAGCATCCACGGCACCGTCCAGGTTGCACATGCATCGTCTGCATCCAGCCTCCCAGTGGCAAAGGTCCAAAGCATGATCCCTCGTGCACATGTAATGTTTGTATGACTGTGAAACGCCGCTTCAAGACTCTTATGATGCGGAAGAAGAAACGTCAATCCGAGCGCGAGGAAGCTGAGGCCCATAAGAAGGTTGCGTGGAACAAGGAAGAAGCTGAAGGAACTAGCAGCTCTTCCAAGGGCTCTCAGCACCCAGACCTTCACCAGGAAAATGAATTTGGCCATGTGGGTAGCAGGGCCGTCATTGAAAATCCTGAATCAAGCAAGGAAGGCATAGACTTGAATTGTGACCCTGGGCGCAACGGAGACTCGCAGACAACGAATCTCCGACTTAGCATGATGAGCCTTCTCCAGAATGCACAACGACCTCTGGAGATGTATCTAAAGCAAAATGGACTTGCAAGCTTGGTCAATGAACAAGGTAGCCAGGAGAGTCCCAGTTCATTAATTCCTGAAACTGTCAGTGAAACTGAAGGAAAAGCAACAGATGAGAGCCATTTTACATCTACAAGTAAAGAGCAAGGTGCTGCAGTCGATGAAGATGCTAAAGCAGAAGCAGATACGAGTGATACATCGTGA